A region of the Callithrix jacchus isolate 240 chromosome 5, calJac240_pri, whole genome shotgun sequence genome:
CATGGATATCTTTAGggggatattattcagcctacCACTGTAAATATCCACAATAGTTAAAACAGAAGACAACAAaaaacttaattctttttttttttttttgagacggagtttcgctcttgttacccaggctggagtgcaatggcacgatcttggctcaccgcaacctccgcctcctgggttcaggcaattctcctgcctcagcctcctgagtagctgggattacaggcacgtgccactacgcccagctaattttttctatttttagtagagacggggcttcaccaaggatggtctcgatctcttgacctcgtgatccacccacctcagcctcctaaagtgctgggattacaggcttgagccaccgcgcccagcaaagTTAATTCTTAAATTCCCTCACTTTTAATTTCTTGGGTGGTAAGAAAGATCCCACTGTTTTATCCATTCtttcaaattacttttaaaaatctgtattttcttccagtttccttgttggttttgtttttacttttagtcCTTTATCCATCTAGCAGTTATTTTTGTGAATGATTTAAGATAGGGGCTTTACATATTTTTCCAAACTAACAATCAAATATCCTATTACCATTTATTTTGCCCTACTGatataaaatgtcatttcatCAAATATTAAATTCTCTTACATGTAACTATGTTTCtgaattctcttttcctttaaaaaaaaattcttttttttaatagaaacagggtctatGTTTCCCAaattgatctcaaacttctggcctcaagtgatgctcccacctcagcctcccagtgttgggattagaggtgaaagccaccatgcctagcctgtttctgggttctctatctaATTTTATGTTTGTTCTTTTGCTAGTTATTGCAAAGTTTTAATTACAGTAGTTTCTAAGTATATTTTGATAGCTGGTGGGATAAGTCTCGTTTTCTTCAAACTGTCCTTGTTATAGTTAAATACCAAACAAATTTTATTGGCTTCTCAACTTTACACAAAAATTCCTTTGTGATTTAGGTTAAAGTTTCTCTGAATTTATACATCAATTAGGGGGAAAAATGACATCTTTATTGGGCTATCCTAATCCATAAACACCCTATGGGCCAAAACTATGGCCAAGGCTATTACGGCCTACTGTCTTGCTCAGAATCATCACCAACCATCTTGAATACTTACCACGTTAGAGACATGCTGACTGAGATTTGGGCAAGGACTAAATTAAGTAAAGAAGACTTGAACACTACCTCTAAAGAATCTGAATTTTATCCAACCGCCTACACTCATTACCACATACCAAATGTAaacattactaatttttttttttttgagtcagggtctcaatctggcacccagactagagtgcagtggggcaatcatggACTGCTGCAGCCTCaggggctcagcctcccaagtagctgagataccAAGGTTAcctcggctggtcttgaactcctgggctcaagcaatctgcctgccttggcctcccaaagtgctgggatttcaggcgtgcgCTATTGCATCCAGCTGGTCTTATAATTTGGTCCTCCCAATCAGCTCAACTCTGATCTACCAATTTTCACTCTATTCTTTTGTCAAAGCTTGTTTGAAATGGGAACTCCTATATGAAGCCATTCCTCATCAAAGAATATGTGACTTTACATCTAATTCCAAATAACCAACACCGCTTCACTTAAAAAGTGGTGACCTGGAGGTATTTCTGCCTCTAACCAGGCTCCTTTAAGTCAGGAGTCACATGTAAGACTATACATCCATTAAACATTAAAGTGAAGGCAAGGGAAAAACATGTTATCATCTTATTCCTAGTTTGATCTCTTGCTAGTTTTTGCAACTTCTAAGTCACTTAACCTGAACTTCCTTTAGCCTCTGCTCCTTCTTTAAGATGAAAAAACAACCCATCTCatgagatttttatatatggaaaTACTCTGTAAACTGTGACTCACAATACAAATGGTACTTGCTGGTACTACATATAACTTCCATTCTTACATATCTATTCGTCAAATAAACGGACATATTATATCTAATCACCTCTAATTTCTCCCACTACAATGTCTCCTTTAAATTGTATTGAATTTCCACTACTTTATTCACCTTTAGTTTCAACATACCCCAATATGTTGTCTCAAATCtaacttttcttccatttcttctgtaCCCATTCTTAGTCAACATGTCCTAACTAGCAGACTTTTTTAACCAATTTCCAAATTTCAATTATTTACTTTCTCTGCTAGTATATCCTAAACCTAGAAGACTGTCCATGTTTGTGAGACCTCATTCCTAACTTGTATTAGAggtgaaatttcattttctccgCAAAATCCTCACTATAGTAAAAGGAATCAAAACACAAAGAGCAAAATTTAACTTTGGAATGAATTAACTCATTCACAAAAATCACAGTTTTTAATCCAGCTTGAAAtatcagaaattaaatttttctctagtgtcttttttctgaaaaaaaaaaaaaaaaaaaaaaaaaaaaaaaaaattatttagtttaGATAGATTGTCATGCtagtaaatataaaacatttgcaaaatggTTTCTGGGACTTCTCCATCCTCACCCAAAGATaccaaaaaattttctttttctccttgtctGGCACAAATCTCGAACCATCTTATATAAATTGCTGAAAATTTGGACTGCTTTCTTTACACTATTTTTTCACAATTGCATAAATATACTCAAGTGCAtcaatagttttaaaatgtaaacaaaaaaaggaatttgaaatATCTTGTACTACAATAAACCACCACAAGTTCTAATGCCAATTCAGATATTGCTCACTTCAAACTGCTGAATTTTAAGGAATCAAAAAAAAGTTCCTTCTGCCAATCAATGGTATAAACAAGGCACAGTGCTCAACACATTCAAAATTCCCTTCCTtgtgttatctcatttgatttcCAAAAGAATTCTGGAAAAATGAAGTATCATTTATTCCATTAACAGGGAGCAAAACTTGCCCAAGGTGAAAAAGTGAAATAACTGAGTCAAtacccaaattttcttttttttttttttcttacctccaGCTGAACTTGAAAAACCCAAATTTTCTAACACTTGAGTCCAACTTTTCTTGAATAGCTGACTAAAAGGGTAGGCCAGGACAGTTCTCAAGTAGCATTTACTTTCATCACTGTCATAAAGTGTTACCTCTTTTTATAGCCCTTAGCagaatctttatatatatatgccaatTCTTCTTTCTTCTATCAGAAACGATTTTAAATAGTTACACTGTCAGATGCTATTCTTAGGTATAACaaataaaagattttcttctacTAGAAACAAGAAAGCATGTCACTGATTAcaaatttacagttttaaaatttttatttttggccgggcgcagtggctcaagcctgtaatcccagcactctgggaggccaaggcgggtggatcacgaggtcaaaagatcaagaccatcctggtcaacatggtgaaaccccgtctctactaaaaatacaaaaatgagctggacatggtggcgcgtgcctgtaatcccagctacgcgggaggctgagacagaagaactgcttgaatccaggaggcggaggttgcagtgagccgagatcgcgccattgcactccgggctgggtaacaagagcgaaactccgcctcaaaaaaatatataaataaataaaaattaaatttttattttttagagacagagtctcactatgttgcccagactgatcttgaactcctgacctcaagtgacccacccaccttggcctcccaaagtgttgggattacatgcaggagccactgcagctggtgacaaataccatttataatttttaaatgattaattacCAATTATTCAGTTGGTATCCTTTACTTACCGAGACAACGTTGTTTTCCCAGAACCAGGCAGACCTCTTAAAAGAATAAGTAACTTCTGCAATTTATTTAACTTTGCCTCTTCAAACTGCTGGTTCACAAACCTGTCTGTTCCATTATGCTTGTCCATACAAGGATCTTTCCAGCATCTTTCTCTGACTTCACAGAAACCATTACTCACATATTCATCTTGAATACTGCAGCCATTTCCAGAGGGATGAACACTACTCCTATTCTCACTACAGTCAGTATACTCATTGTTCTGATCAAAAGTCATACAATTCCAGTTAACATGACAATTATTTACGTAATATCCATTTTGCATCTGAAAGTCATCTTGGGATTGGAAAATATTTGATCGTGGATTTGGTGGAGCACTGaatctttgaaaatttaaatgatagTTCAAACTGGGAAGAGGAGGACCATGGGGCACTATAAAAGGATGCACTGATTGCCATTCAGGTCTGAAAGTAAATGAAGTGTCACAAAATGTAGGTATCACTTGTCCATAACAGGGATATTTGCCTGGCTCATTCCCCAAGTTCTGTTGATAATCACAATGTGATGAAAGAGCATTATTactaaaatctttcttttcttcaggtTTTAAGAGACCATTATTATGACCCTGATAAATTGGAATAAATTGTTCCTGAGAAGGTTCAGATTCTTTACAACTGTTCTCAAaatcacttttttccttttcaagctcttcaatttctttgtaaaactggaagaattcatTGTCAATCTCTGATTTTCCAGAGttaaatttctgtttctctgtttgtcCTCCTCTGCCATTTTTACCATTTAGAGTGTCTGCCTTATTCCTCCTTTCATTACGTTTCTTTTTCTCAGGGGGTTTATAAATGGGTCCTATAAATGCTTTACTTGTGCTATATATCTCATCATCTGTAGATACTAATGGAGGACGCGATTCCTGTAAAACTTGTGAATCGATGGATGCAATAACATCTGGTCTATTACCAGGCATCTCATCATGCAAAGGTCTATACAAATCTGTCGTTTTGGTTTTATCCTCCTGCAAATAACTATGTCCTCTGACATCAATGATGGTCACAGGGACCCAATCATTTCCAGTTTTCTCTTGAATTCTGTGAAAATCAGCATCATTATGATTGTGAAAAACACATGCCTCTGCAGTTGACTTCAATTTTTTACAGCGTGGTTCACTTGTAACTTCTTCACTAGGTCCCAAGAATTTACCTCCAATTTCACAAGACATCTGAGAAGTAAATAAATCATATAATTACTAGCTAAtatcttaaaaatctaaataaaattttcttcataaacaagaaattaaagacatttaaatttgtgatataaatatttaatggtaACAATTTCCCAAAACACCAGAGTCAATTTTATAACCACTTTTTACTTAAGCACAGTCATAACATAGTGGTTTATGGGAGGGATCTCGttgaatattctttaaaatatatatctctatctatctcaACTTTAAACGATCCATTTCTGAATTTGGAGGACCTAAAAGATTTAAGTATGTCCGTAAAGTTGAATCAGTAATATATTTTTACGATATAGATATACAATTGTGTATATAAGAGAGTAAAACTGCCAACACTAAATTAACACATACTCAAACTGGTTGTGGTACACCGCATCCTAAGCATCTCCTGACTTAAAATCACTGTTTTTGAGAGTAAATAGCTCCAGTTCTCTCCCAAACCTCAGACAATCAATTTCCTTAGCATCCAAATGGTAGATTAACTGAAATGCCAGTCTTTGGGGGACCTTTCCTGTGAGCAGTTAGTGTAAAAAAGATTCCTAAAAGGGTGTAGTGCGTTAATTTAAAAGGGTGAATAAAAGAGATAAGTTGCAACTTAACAAAAACTTAGCAAGAAATCTGGCAACTCTCAAAGATCAAAGCGTTCATAATTTCCAAATTGTCTATCATAAAGATAAAATTTGcttcccggccgggcgcggtggctcaagcctgtaatcccagcactttgggaggctgaggcgggtggatcacgaggtcaggagatcgagaccattctggtcaacatggtgaaacccgtctcgactaaaaatacaaaaaattagctgggcatggtggcgcgtgcctgtaatcccagctactcgggaggctgaggtaggagaattgcctgaacccaggaggcggaggttgcggtgagccgagatcgtgccgttgcactccagtctgggtaacagcgaaagtctcgtctcaaaaaacaaaacaaaacaaaaattagccaggcacggtggcgggcgcctgtaatcctagctacttcggaggctgaggcagaattgtctgaacccgagaggcagaggtagcagggagccgagatcgggccactgaactctagcctgggcgacagaacaagactccgtctcaaaaacaaacaaaacatacaaacaaacaacaacaaaaaacaataaattagccCGGCACGGTGGCACAGACCTGCGGTCCCGGCTACTCGAGAGGTTAcggtgggaggatcgctcgagGTGCGGCGGGGggtggggcggaggttgcagtcagccgagatggcgccaccgcactccagcccgggcgacagagcaataccctgttctcaggaaaaaaagaatgcttcccCTAAAATATCTCAGCGACCTCAAAGTACAGCCCAGAGGCTTACTCTACCGACCTCTTCATTGTGCCACTCTCTGGTGTTCCTCACTAACACGAGAGAAAAAGAAACGGACAAAAAAGCGAACCAGAGAACGATGCAAGCAGGCCCCAGAGAGGCTGGAGGGAGACAACCGCGGAGAACGCCATCCTCCGGCAACAGGCCTCCTCCTAAGGCCACCTTTCGGCTTCTCATTTCCTCATTCCAAATGTCTCAGAAAAGTCCCCAGGAAGAGCAAGCGGGTTGCGTTAACACAGCGTGGCCTATCCACAACCCCGAGCCCCAAGCCTCAAGCCTTCCAGAGCGAGCGGCCTGGGCAAAAGTGCGTCACCCAGCTTTTTTGTCCCAGTGGAGACATGCTCAGGTCCTGTCCAGGAATTCTGGAGGTCTCTGAGACGCGAAAATTCACACCGAGCTTACTTCTACGTTTACAGCTAAGGGGTCCAGTCAAGTAAGAAAGCGAAAGACGCCACCACCCCACCCTCACCTAGGGGCGTCTACTCACCTTATTCTACACCTACGCATTGACCTTTACCTCCCAACAAAACCTTCTTCTAGGAAGACACGAACCTCTGTAAAGGTGAAAGAAAAGCGGAAGCACAACGCCAAAGCCGAGATCTGGAGGGTCTAAAAGCCCAGGCTCGCAATCTGGGTAACAAGCCGCACCTCCGTACGCAAGATGGCGGCCACCTCACGGTTTACCCAGGCCTCAACGAGGCGTTTGCGCTAGGCATTGTGGGAATTGAAGTCCGACGTTCACGCCGGCTCTGTAAACCTCACGTCATGGAGACTAGGTCTCCCAGAATCCATGGCGTGAGAAACGCACTAAATTGGTAACAAAAGCAAACCGGAATTAGTTCCTAGATCTGCAGCAGGGAAGTTATTTAAAAACACCAACTTTAGTTAAAAGAAAGCAGCGACCTCCTCTGGCGTTCACCCCTGAAGAAAAAGGGAATATGAGAACCTGGCGGCCCCAAATAGATGTATAAGCGGCTCTCAGCGCTTGCTTCTTAGGGCTTTCTAGAAGACAAAGAACCAGCTGAGTTTTCAAACGGAACGCCGCAGTTGATATCACACATATGGATTTCGGTCGTTTCTACGAATGACCATCTGGCGTAATTTTAGGCTGATGCTTTTCTGTGGAAGGAAAGAATTACTGCGGCGCAGGTCCCCAAAAAcggataaaaatacaaataaaatcgtTTAGTGTCATGtcgctgttttgtttttttggaaatACAGACCAATCACTGAGCTTTCCCATTAAAAGAGTCAATGTGAAAAACACCTAGAACAGCGAGTTCCTGGTAAGAACAAGTACTAAGTAAATGTCTGTtagattaaaagtaaatacaaaccagccaggcgcggtggtttacgcctgtaatcctagcactttgggaagccgaggtgggtggatcacctgaggtcaggagttcaagaccagcctgaccatcatggtgaaacccaatctttaaaaaaaaaaaaatatatatatatatatatatatataaatatatatatttaaagtaaatacaaACCAAACAACTGGCAGTCCTCAACTGAGGGCCCCTTTTCTCTTCCCACCACCTCTCCAACCCTTCCTCACTCCACTGGTTCCCCATCCCCCATTATTTCAGGTCCCTGCAAGGAAAACTGGTCGTCTCTTCATATTTAAATGATTCTGTGGATATGTACCCTTCTCCATCCCCAGTGTGATGATAATTTCATTTGTTGTTAAAATTACAGTCTGGAgcacgcggtggctcaagcctgtaatcccagcactttgggaggccaaggcgggtggatcacgaggtcaagagatcgagactatcctggtcaacatggtgaaaccccgtctctactaaaaatacaaaaaattagctgggcatggtgatgggtgcctgtaatcccagctactcaggaggctgaggcaggagaattgcctgaactcaagaggcggaggttgcggtgagctgagattgccccattgcactccagcctgggtaacgagcgaaactccgtctcaaaaaaaaaaaaaaaaaaattacagtctgGAATATATACATTTGATTAACAGCCTTGTGATCAAGAGGTTTACCAAAGCAATCCATCCTCTTACAAAGAATTTTATCTCAAATGCAGATTTCTGCTACGAACTTTGTCTTCTCATAATTAAATTCAAGTCATGCATCCTCCTTTGAAACAATCACATTTAAGTGAGGTTGTGGCTTTCTCAGTATGTGATATCTGCAGGCACAGGATGCTCATTAATAAAATAGTGTTAATCTTTATCACCCCATCAAGGTATTGCCCTGTTTCTCCACGGCATATTTTCCCCCTTAGAACTAATAAGCAATCAGTGAGGTTATACTTTGAGATGAAGCAGCTTCTAATCAAACTTAACCTTATGGTTCAGATTCCATACGTGTTGGGTTTTTTTCCCACCTCCTCAAGCCTTCCACATTTGTCAATCCAGATGCTGCTATAGAGCAGAaccttgcttatttatttattcactatcagtattgtcaggcctccatgtgtgagcctggacccagaaagtcggaagttctgcctgcctcagttgaTCAaccctcactcacacacacacacacacccccacccccccaccccccggccCCCGACCCTGCATTCACCATTATCCCTGATCACCCAGGGGAGCTTCCCCTGGACATTGAGCTTCTCTCCTCACCCTGCCATCTTAATTGTTATTATGATCATGTGAATActtctcaccccaccctgccaccttAACTGTTCTTGTCTTGTAAATATTTCTCCCCGCCACCCtaccatcttaactactcttacACCTAACCCCACCCGCTATTGTtactgaacttatggtaatgtatactccttgTCCCTActcccaccactgtaactgatcttactctgtaacaccCCTGCCCCGGCAAAAAttgccccaacctataaaaccaattccCACCCCTACTTCGCCAGTCCTTTCTCGGATTCGGCCTACTTGCACCCAAGCATGAAATAAAACGGCCTTGTTGCCcgcacaaagcctgtttggaagatctctttattaaatgcGTTTAATATCTGGTACTATTGGACGGCAAATGACAAGTATGAATTTATGGATTCCTCTTGTTCAGGGAGTTGTACTCCATTGCTCTCCTTACTTATTTACTATTGATACTTTTAGGATGGTTTTAAATGCACAGAAAAATCGAGCAAATGATAGAGTTCCCAtgtaccacacacacatatacacagtttCCCCTATTACTAACCTTACATTGTTACAACTAATGAGGTAACATTGATATGTTAACATTAACTTGTTACAACTTATTAGTTACaataacataatatataacattaaGTTACATATCAGTTATATGTTGGTTGTATAACATTCATTATTACAATTCTTCGTTTTTATCTAAATGCCCTCTCTGTTCTTGGATTCCATCCAGGATACTAGCTTATATTTAGTTATCATGTTTCCTTAGGCTCCCTTTGACAAtttcttaaacttattttttaatacctTAAGCTTATTTTTTAGGACCTtgacttctgtttgtttgtttttgagcttcagtcttgctctgtttcccactctggagtgcagtggcaccatcttggctgattgcaacctctgcctcccaggttcaattgattctcccgcttcagcctcccaagtagcttagactacaggcacctgctgtaGCAGGAGCGGCCGTGGGAAACATCTCTCGAACACCGAATAAAGGAGGGAGGAGTTTGTTCCGCGAGAGAACAGGCAGTAATTTGTCGAAAACccagctcatctaacaaaggaaggttctgcctttacATAGGCtcatactttagatgttacacgtggaagaatcttgggttcatagttttaggactcacatgtgaaaaggttttggtgtacagtttcaggaatcacatatgaaagggttccggtttacagttttaggactcacatgtgaaaaggtctctgGTTTGatgttgttttaagtaaaaacagtgccttctggagagtttccccaaggcctagcctgtcaCCTATAGGAAGGTAAAACCGGAGGTGCCAGTCGGtcaaccttttcttctattgaaatgcagcatGGTAGTCAAAGGGGAAGTAGATGTGAgaagcctgggtctccctcttcactgccaccacatcc
Encoded here:
- the N4BP2L2 gene encoding NEDD4-binding protein 2-like 2 isoform X7 gives rise to the protein MSCEIGGKFLGPSEEVTSEPRCKKLKSTAEACVFHNHNDADFHRIQEKTGNDWVPVTIIDVRGHSYLQEDKTKTTDLYRPLHDEMPGNRPDVIASIDSQVLQESRPPLVSTDDEIYSTSKAFIGPIYKPPEKKKRNERRNKADTLNGKNGRGGQTEKQKFNSGKSEIDNEFFQFYKEIEELEKEKSDFENSCKESEPSQEQFIPIYQGHNNGLLKPEEKKDFSNNALSSHCDYQQNLGNEPGKYPCYGQVIPTFCDTSFTFRPEWQSVHPFIVPHGPPLPSLNYHLNFQRFSAPPNPRSNIFQSQDDFQMQNGYYVNNCHVNWNCMTFDQNNEYTDCSENRSSVHPSGNGCSIQDEYVSNGFCEVRERCWKDPCMDKHNGTDRFVNQQFEEAKLNKLQKLLILLRGLPGSGKTTLSRILLGQNRDGIVFSTDDYFHHQDGYRYNVNQLGDAHDWNQNRAKQAIDQGRSPVIIDNTNIQAWEMKPYVEVAIGKGYRVEFHEPETWWKFDPEELEKRNKHGVSRKKIAQMLDRYEYQMSISIVMNSVEPSHKSPQRPPPPQGRQRWEGSLGSHNHVCVTDSH
- the N4BP2L2 gene encoding NEDD4-binding protein 2-like 2 isoform X8 — protein: MSCEIGGKFLGPSEEVTSEPRCKKLKSTAEACVFHNHNDADFHRIQEKTGNDWVPVTIIDVRGHSYLQEDKTKTTDLYRPLHDEMPGNRPDVIASIDSQVLQESRPPLVSTDDEIYSTSKAFIGPIYKPPEKKKRNERRNKADTLNGKNGRGGQTEKQKFNSGKSEIDNEFFQFYKEIEELEKEKSDFENSCKESEPSQEQFIPIYQGHNNGLLKPEEKKDFSNNALSSHCDYQQNLGNEPGKYPCYGQVIPTFCDTSFTFRPEWQSVHPFIVPHGPPLPSLNYHLNFQRFSAPPNPRSNIFQSQDDFQMQNGYYVNNCHVNWNCMTFDQNNEYTDCSENRSSVHPSGNGCSIQDEYVSNGFCEVRERCWKDPCMDKHNGTDRFVNQQFEEAKLNKLQKLLILLRGLPGSGKTTLSRILLGQNRDGIVFSTDDYFHHQDGYRYNVNQLGDAHDWNQNRAKQAIDQGRSPVIIDNTNIQAWEMKPYVEVAIGKGYRVEFHEPETWWKFDPEELEKRNKHGVSRKKIAQMLDRYEYQMSISIVMNSVEPSHKSPQRPPPPQGRQS
- the N4BP2L2 gene encoding NEDD4-binding protein 2-like 2 isoform X9 → MSCEIGGKFLGPSEEVTSEPRCKKLKSTAEACVFHNHNDADFHRIQEKTGNDWVPVTIIDVRGHSYLQEDKTKTTDLYRPLHDEMPGNRPDVIASIDSQVLQESRPPLVSTDDEIYSTSKAFIGPIYKPPEKKKRNERRNKADTLNGKNGRGGQTEKQKFNSGKSEIDNEFFQFYKEIEELEKEKSDFENSCKESEPSQEQFIPIYQGHNNGLLKPEEKKDFSNNALSSHCDYQQNLGNEPGKYPCYGQVIPTFCDTSFTFRPEWQSVHPFIVPHGPPLPSLNYHLNFQRFSAPPNPRSNIFQSQDDFQMQNGYYVNNCHVNWNCMTFDQNNEYTDCSENRSSVHPSGNGCSIQDEYVSNGFCEVRERCWKDPCMDKHNGTDRFVNQQFEEAKLNKLQKLLILLRGLPGSGKTTLSRILLGQNRDGIVFSTDDYFHHQDGYRYNVNQLGDAHDWNQNRGGINMVCLERRLLRCWIVMNIKCPFLL